Proteins found in one Nitratiruptor sp. SB155-2 genomic segment:
- the nadA gene encoding quinolinate synthase NadA has product MSDFNTLQKRIQELKEKLGVTIVAHYYQKDEVYEIADITGDSLELAKKAKESENEWILFCGVGFMGQSVKILAPEKRVVMPKIACCAMARMIDSTYFDESVQAMVDAGIAKEDILPITYINSGAEVKAKVGQMGGAVCTSSSAVKIIEKALQSGKKILFVPDRCLGQNVARMMGLKSAVIGIDSNEAIKEADIICYNGFCSVHQLFTLKDVEFFRKRYPGIKIAVHPECDPSVCEAADFVGSTSQIIKYVQSLPIDQKVAVGTEYNLVHRLRPKNTYVLSSTKPECPTMNETTLEDVVNVLEGIENNAVLNEIFVDEETRKWAKVALERMFEYVEAK; this is encoded by the coding sequence TTGAGTGATTTTAATACATTGCAAAAGCGCATACAAGAACTCAAAGAGAAGCTTGGTGTAACGATCGTTGCACACTATTATCAAAAAGATGAAGTGTATGAAATAGCCGATATTACTGGTGACAGTTTGGAACTGGCAAAAAAAGCAAAAGAGAGCGAAAACGAGTGGATACTCTTTTGTGGTGTGGGATTCATGGGGCAAAGTGTAAAGATTTTGGCTCCTGAAAAAAGGGTTGTAATGCCAAAAATCGCATGCTGTGCCATGGCAAGAATGATCGATAGCACCTATTTCGATGAATCGGTCCAGGCGATGGTGGATGCAGGTATTGCAAAAGAGGATATATTACCTATAACCTATATCAATAGTGGCGCGGAAGTGAAAGCCAAAGTCGGTCAGATGGGTGGAGCAGTCTGTACCAGCAGCAGTGCGGTGAAAATTATCGAAAAAGCGTTACAAAGCGGGAAAAAGATCCTTTTTGTCCCCGATCGATGTCTTGGACAAAATGTTGCAAGAATGATGGGGCTCAAAAGCGCTGTTATCGGAATCGATTCCAACGAAGCGATAAAAGAAGCCGATATCATCTGCTATAACGGTTTTTGTTCCGTTCACCAGCTTTTTACTCTCAAAGATGTAGAGTTTTTTCGAAAAAGGTATCCGGGCATCAAGATAGCCGTACATCCGGAGTGTGATCCAAGTGTGTGTGAAGCGGCCGATTTTGTCGGTTCAACGAGTCAGATTATCAAATATGTTCAATCGTTGCCGATTGATCAAAAAGTAGCCGTGGGAACGGAATACAACCTTGTGCACAGACTCAGACCCAAAAACACTTATGTGCTCTCTTCGACAAAACCGGAGTGCCCTACGATGAATGAAACGACACTGGAAGATGTGGTCAATGTCCTTGAAGGGATTGAGAACAATGCGGTTCTGAACGAAATCTTCGTAGACGAAGAGACGAGGAAATGGGCAAAAGTGGCACTGGAGAGAATGTTTGAATATGTGGAGGCGAAGTGA
- the nadC gene encoding carboxylating nicotinate-nucleotide diphosphorylase has translation MNPLDFMIEAFEEDIGRGDLFERVAEPKEAAAKIVAKSEGVLAGQAYVEPFAQYLDLETRWEKSDGDVFNKGDIICMLFGNSTHLLQAERTILNTLAHASGIAAKARAFCEIAQEKIHILDTRKTRPKLRVFEKYAARVGGVTNHRMGLDDCLMIKDTHLAILGVDNLKEAIQRARKSIPFTAKIEVEAETLQTAQIAMEAGADIVMCDNMDFESIRQVVRLRNEAFSHVLLEASGNVTLENIEKYIQTGVDAISSGSIVHQAVWPDLSMKVEI, from the coding sequence GTGAATCCGTTAGATTTTATGATCGAAGCCTTTGAAGAGGATATAGGAAGAGGCGATCTGTTTGAAAGGGTTGCAGAACCAAAAGAGGCCGCAGCGAAAATCGTGGCTAAATCCGAAGGCGTTTTAGCAGGACAAGCATATGTGGAACCCTTTGCACAATATCTTGATCTAGAGACAAGGTGGGAAAAAAGTGACGGGGATGTTTTCAACAAAGGGGATATCATCTGTATGCTTTTTGGAAACTCAACCCATCTTTTGCAAGCTGAAAGAACCATCTTAAATACCCTTGCGCATGCTTCTGGCATAGCTGCAAAAGCAAGGGCGTTTTGCGAGATTGCACAGGAAAAAATCCATATTTTGGATACGAGAAAAACAAGACCCAAGCTAAGAGTTTTTGAAAAATATGCTGCAAGAGTCGGTGGTGTGACAAATCACAGGATGGGGTTGGATGACTGTTTGATGATAAAAGATACGCACCTTGCTATTTTGGGCGTTGACAATCTTAAAGAAGCGATACAAAGAGCTCGAAAATCGATCCCTTTTACAGCGAAGATCGAGGTTGAGGCTGAAACATTACAAACCGCACAAATCGCTATGGAAGCGGGCGCAGACATTGTGATGTGTGACAATATGGATTTTGAGAGCATTCGGCAAGTGGTTCGGCTTAGAAATGAAGCCTTTTCTCACGTGCTTTTGGAAGCGAGTGGAAATGTTACATTAGAAAATATTGAAAAATATATACAAACCGGTGTGGATGCCATCAGTAGCGGCAGTATCGTGCATCAAGCCGTATGGCCGGATCTATCTATGAAAGTGGAGATATGA
- a CDS encoding DHH family phosphoesterase gives MTEALRKIQEANRIVLLTHVNPDADTLGSALGMYHILQKMGKKAVVVNTTELPYNLDFLPGIEKVKKQLPSSYELMISFDCGSFDRLGIEEKEAFLINFDHHKSNTMYGDVNIIQPEYASTSQVVYEFAKNHGLPVDKNAAICFYTALVDDCGFFKYDTVNAKTFEFAKELCEKGVIPEYVATMLTMREPLSKIRLITYVLETLELRLNAKVAIVKLTQEMLRKSGGTKEMADDALNMARSLVTVEVAILLREEEDGRIKVSLRSKNEIDVSAIAIAFGGGGHKRAAGFTAQERSFEKVLDALLEVLKKEID, from the coding sequence ATGACCGAGGCCCTGCGAAAGATTCAAGAAGCGAACAGGATCGTACTGTTGACCCATGTCAATCCCGATGCGGATACATTGGGAAGCGCCCTTGGGATGTATCATATTTTGCAAAAAATGGGTAAAAAAGCGGTTGTCGTCAATACAACAGAGTTGCCTTACAACCTTGACTTTTTGCCTGGCATTGAAAAGGTCAAAAAACAGCTTCCATCCTCTTATGAACTCATGATCAGTTTTGATTGCGGCAGTTTCGACAGACTTGGCATCGAAGAAAAGGAAGCATTTTTGATCAATTTTGATCATCATAAAAGTAATACAATGTATGGCGATGTAAACATCATCCAACCAGAGTATGCTTCTACCTCGCAAGTAGTCTATGAGTTTGCAAAAAATCATGGACTGCCAGTAGATAAAAATGCCGCTATCTGTTTCTATACCGCTTTGGTGGATGATTGCGGCTTTTTCAAATACGATACCGTCAATGCAAAAACCTTCGAATTTGCAAAAGAGCTTTGTGAAAAAGGCGTTATTCCAGAATATGTCGCCACAATGCTGACGATGCGGGAGCCTTTGAGTAAAATTCGACTGATCACTTATGTCTTGGAAACGTTGGAGTTACGACTCAACGCAAAAGTGGCAATTGTGAAACTCACCCAAGAGATGCTTAGAAAGAGTGGTGGTACGAAAGAGATGGCCGATGATGCTTTGAATATGGCAAGAAGTCTTGTCACGGTTGAGGTGGCCATTTTATTGAGAGAGGAGGAGGATGGCCGTATCAAAGTTTCCCTTCGCTCGAAAAATGAGATAGATGTAAGTGCCATTGCAATCGCATTTGGTGGGGGAGGACACAAAAGGGCTGCTGGTTTTACCGCGCAAGAGAGATCCTTTGAAAAGGTCTTGGATGCATTGCTGGAAGTTTTGAAAAAGGAGATAGATTGA
- a CDS encoding M23 family metallopeptidase, translating into MRKKGRLYLVLFIIALLGLIFYWILTSELFERQKPSIQIASKLYWNLRKPIDIKISDNSGIKSYRVTMDDGKNKEVLEQRTFENPPKEVQLSLERPMKLEFPRNRAILHIEVQDKSLWHYFLGNRSVKDIKIIIDTKRPELYLVNNSYSITKGGSALVVFHCSDDNLKEFYVETNFGKKFYAQPFYEEGYYAALIAWPVTQKRFRATLVAYDKAGNRSKVHVPLYLLNKKYRVSKITLKKSFLEGKVALLAEDYPETAKMDSLEKFKFVNETLRERNEKLIHELSSKVPKEMFDTFSIKPFYPLKNGARVASFGDHRYYYYHGKLVSESYHLGLDLASTRAAPVKASNPGDVVFADYNGIYGNMPLISHGLGLYTLYGHCSTLFVKKGDQVERGETIAKTGNTGLALGDHLHFGVLVQGVEVRPKEWMDKKWIKDNITDVLKEAKKIINSR; encoded by the coding sequence TTGAGAAAAAAAGGTAGACTCTATCTTGTACTGTTTATCATTGCACTTTTAGGTTTGATTTTTTACTGGATCTTGACTTCAGAACTGTTTGAGCGTCAAAAGCCTTCTATACAGATTGCTTCCAAACTGTACTGGAATCTTCGAAAGCCGATTGATATAAAAATTTCGGACAATTCCGGCATCAAATCGTATAGAGTGACGATGGATGACGGAAAAAACAAAGAGGTGCTTGAGCAAAGAACTTTCGAAAACCCTCCAAAAGAGGTACAACTTTCCCTTGAAAGGCCGATGAAACTCGAATTTCCAAGAAATAGGGCAATATTGCATATTGAAGTACAGGATAAGAGTCTTTGGCACTATTTTTTGGGGAATCGAAGTGTAAAAGATATCAAAATAATCATCGATACAAAGCGTCCTGAACTCTATTTGGTCAATAACTCCTATTCTATTACGAAAGGTGGCAGTGCGCTTGTTGTTTTTCACTGCAGCGATGATAACTTGAAAGAGTTTTATGTCGAAACCAATTTTGGGAAAAAATTTTATGCACAACCATTTTATGAAGAGGGGTATTATGCTGCATTGATCGCATGGCCGGTAACCCAAAAAAGATTTCGAGCAACTTTGGTAGCTTATGATAAAGCAGGTAACAGAAGCAAAGTACATGTTCCTTTGTATCTACTCAATAAAAAATATCGTGTCAGTAAAATTACGCTTAAAAAGAGCTTTTTGGAGGGGAAAGTAGCGCTTTTGGCTGAGGACTATCCAGAAACGGCCAAAATGGATTCTTTGGAAAAATTCAAGTTTGTCAATGAGACGTTAAGGGAACGAAACGAAAAATTGATCCATGAACTCTCTTCCAAAGTGCCAAAGGAGATGTTCGATACTTTTTCAATCAAACCCTTTTATCCGTTGAAAAACGGAGCAAGAGTTGCAAGTTTTGGAGATCATCGATACTACTACTATCACGGAAAACTTGTCAGCGAATCGTATCATCTGGGTCTGGATCTGGCAAGTACGCGAGCGGCTCCTGTAAAAGCCAGCAACCCTGGTGATGTGGTTTTTGCAGATTATAACGGCATCTATGGCAATATGCCTCTTATTTCCCATGGATTAGGTCTGTATACCCTTTATGGTCACTGTTCAACCCTGTTTGTGAAAAAAGGTGATCAAGTTGAGCGTGGTGAGACGATTGCAAAGACGGGAAATACAGGACTGGCTCTTGGTGATCATCTCCACTTTGGGGTATTGGTGCAGGGAGTGGAGGTTCGACCAAAAGAGTGGATGGACAAAAAATGGATCAAGGATAACATTACCGATGTCTTGAAAGAAGCTAAAAAGATTATCAATTCTCGATAA
- the lpxC gene encoding UDP-3-O-acyl-N-acetylglucosamine deacetylase, whose amino-acid sequence MRQRTIERSVEVVGIGLHKGVPVTMRLEPLEENSGILFYRKDKNRYIELKPQNVVDTKMATVIGKDGVVISTIEHLMSAVYGYGIDNLLIILDNDEVPIMDGSAISYCMLLDEAGIMEQKSTKKVLRIKNEVEVRDGDKYVRLKPADTLSFDFTIHFDHPVIGKEHYHFEFSKKNFLEEIARARTFGFLHEVQYLRSIGLAQGGSLDNAIVLDEKKILNPDGLRFEDEFVRHKILDAIGDLSLLGMPVMGLYESFAGSHHLNHLLTVKLLEECSNYEIVEASTTTQEGYVIGAACAKE is encoded by the coding sequence ATGAGACAAAGAACGATTGAAAGAAGTGTGGAAGTAGTAGGGATAGGGCTGCATAAGGGAGTTCCCGTTACAATGCGTTTGGAGCCGCTGGAAGAAAACAGTGGCATTCTTTTTTACAGAAAAGATAAAAACAGATATATTGAACTGAAACCTCAAAATGTAGTGGATACAAAGATGGCAACGGTTATTGGGAAAGATGGCGTTGTCATCTCAACGATTGAACATCTTATGAGTGCAGTATATGGATATGGCATCGACAATCTATTGATCATTTTGGATAATGATGAGGTGCCTATCATGGATGGCAGTGCCATCAGCTACTGCATGCTTTTGGATGAAGCTGGGATAATGGAGCAAAAAAGCACCAAAAAAGTGCTTCGCATAAAAAATGAAGTTGAGGTAAGGGATGGTGACAAGTATGTTCGACTAAAACCTGCCGATACACTCTCCTTCGATTTTACCATTCATTTTGACCATCCAGTAATCGGCAAAGAGCACTACCATTTTGAGTTTAGTAAGAAAAACTTTCTTGAAGAGATTGCAAGAGCCAGAACTTTCGGTTTTTTACATGAAGTGCAGTATCTAAGAAGTATCGGTTTAGCCCAAGGGGGCAGCCTGGACAATGCCATCGTCTTAGATGAGAAGAAGATTCTAAATCCAGACGGTTTACGGTTTGAAGATGAATTCGTTCGCCATAAAATTTTGGATGCAATAGGCGATCTCTCCTTGCTTGGCATGCCAGTGATGGGGTTGTACGAGTCTTTTGCCGGCAGCCACCATCTTAATCACTTGTTGACAGTAAAACT